The DNA segment ATTCTACGCTCAAGGTCGAATGGCGCCGCAAAGCGGGCTTCTTTGCCCTCGACCGCGTCGAGCCAGGCATTTTTGCCAAACCCACCAGCTACGGATTTATCCCCCAAACCCTCGATGAAGACGGCGACGAGCTCGACGTACTTGTAGTGACCGGCGAGCCCCTGCCCATGGGTCTCGTGATCGAAGAAACCCGCGTGATCGGCATGGTCGACTTCGAGGACGACGGCGAAAACGACCACAAAATCATCTGTGTCCCCGCCGATGACCGCCATTACGGCGAGATCAAGCACGTCGACGAGCTCGGCGAGCAGTGGAAAAAGCAAATCACCCACCACTTCACCCACTACAAAGACCTTAAAAAAGGCGGCACCCTGGTGCGCGGCATCACCGGCCCCGACGACGCCTGGAAGGTCATCCGCGAGTGCTCCGACCGCGCCCAAGCCGACAAATGGTGGTAATTTATCGCGCTTAGGCTTGTAGAAAGCCACAAAAAGCAGTATAAAAACTAGCGGAACCCAGGCCTCGAGAAAGGGGAACATTGCCCTTAAAGGTTATTGTCTCTTGCGATCGATGTTCTGATCAGTTCCAGTGCACCACAGTTCCGGTCACAAGGCCGGAGCTTCTCGCGCTAGTTCGAAAGGGTTATCCGATGGAGAAGTGGTTCACCCGCGCAGGCATCTGGATCCTCGTCGGCGTCGTCTCGTGTGCCGGCTTCAACGACGGGAAGCTCACCATCCCCGGCATCATCGGCGGGCC comes from the Candidatus Saccharimonadia bacterium genome and includes:
- a CDS encoding inorganic diphosphatase, whose protein sequence is MGYPFNNLAFGKDGEYVTTVIEIPKNSTLKVEWRRKAGFFALDRVEPGIFAKPTSYGFIPQTLDEDGDELDVLVVTGEPLPMGLVIEETRVIGMVDFEDDGENDHKIICVPADDRHYGEIKHVDELGEQWKKQITHHFTHYKDLKKGGTLVRGITGPDDAWKVIRECSDRAQADKWW